The Eptesicus fuscus isolate TK198812 chromosome 20, DD_ASM_mEF_20220401, whole genome shotgun sequence genome contains the following window.
AGCCCCTGGTTGTCCCCTTCAAATGGTAGAGTCATTGGCTGATGCTATGTCATGCAGCTGGTGGCGGAAGGAGAGTCGGGCTTTCCTGCTGAAGTAGGCACTAGACCCTAGGGAGGGCATCCCTCCCTCAGTCATGATGGGGGCTATCACTGGGCTGGGATCTGGATCTGGAGGGGCAGCTGGATGCAGACCTAAAAGAGAgattgaaagaaaaaagggaattgTGAGTCTGgatccccctttacccccacacCACCAGCCTCAGTGAGGAGGAAAAAGGCCAGGGAAGACATCTGAGGGTCCTGGGTGAATGTTGGTGGCatcagcagggagagggagaggagtccttgagagagcaggcctgtGCAGTTGCAAAGGACCCCACACTCAGAAGGGCCCCCATGCTGGGTGTACTGCTCTGCTCTcatcatcttgaaattcttaatcattttttaatatagggTCCCACTTCTGCATTTTGCATTGGGCCCTACAAAGTATTTAGCCAGCTCTGTGAAGTCATAGACCCACCTCCCATCCAGGGAAACAGATTATCCTTTTCCCTTCACCGGGTTAAGCATTTACCTTTCTCCCAGTGCAGTTTATATCTTCCTGATGCCCCCCCCTCTTTTCCCTCAGTCTCCCCATACCTGCTCCTCTTTCAGTCCC
Protein-coding sequences here:
- the C20H17orf114 gene encoding uncharacterized protein C17orf114 homolog, yielding MGLKGAWCFPWCVCRRQRGTERGAGLHPAAPPDPDPSPVIAPIMTEGGMPSLGSSAYFSRKARLSFRHQLHDIASANDSTI